A part of Streptomyces sp. NBC_01451 genomic DNA contains:
- a CDS encoding nucleoside triphosphate pyrophosphatase, producing the protein MTDDQPRRRLVLASQSPARLNLLRQAGLDPEVIVSGFDEDAVTAPTPAELALALAEAKAAVVAARPEAHGALVIGCDSVLDLDGEAYGKPADAEEATARWKSMRGRAGTLETGHCVHDTASGRSVSATASTVVRFGEPTDEEIAAYVASGEPLHVAGAFTLDGRSAPFIDGIDGGHGNVIGISLPLVRKLLAELGVGITELWTPQEA; encoded by the coding sequence ATGACCGATGATCAGCCGCGCCGCCGTCTCGTGCTCGCCTCCCAGTCCCCCGCCCGGCTCAACCTGCTCAGGCAGGCCGGACTCGACCCCGAGGTGATCGTCAGCGGGTTCGACGAGGACGCCGTGACCGCGCCGACCCCGGCCGAACTGGCCCTCGCTCTCGCCGAGGCCAAGGCCGCCGTGGTGGCCGCGCGGCCCGAGGCACACGGTGCCCTGGTGATCGGCTGCGACTCCGTCCTCGACCTGGACGGCGAGGCGTACGGCAAACCCGCCGACGCCGAGGAGGCCACCGCCCGCTGGAAGTCGATGCGCGGCCGGGCGGGCACCCTGGAGACCGGGCACTGCGTCCACGACACCGCGTCGGGGCGCTCCGTCTCCGCCACCGCGTCCACCGTGGTCCGCTTCGGCGAGCCGACGGACGAGGAGATCGCCGCGTACGTCGCCTCGGGCGAGCCCCTCCACGTCGCCGGGGCGTTCACGCTCGACGGCCGCTCGGCGCCGTTCATCGACGGCATCGACGGCGGCCACGGCAACGTCATCGGCATCAGCCTGCCGCTCGTACGCAAGCTGCTCGCCGAACTGGGCGTCGGCATCACGGAGTTGTGGACGCCCCAGGAGGCGTAG
- a CDS encoding acetyl/propionyl/methylcrotonyl-CoA carboxylase subunit alpha: protein MRKVLIANRGEIAVRVARACQDAGIASVAVYADPDRDALHVRAADEAFALGGDTPASSYLDIAKVLQAAKDSGADAIHPGYGFLSENADFAQAVIDAGLTWIGPPPQAIRDLGDKVAARHIAQRAGAPLVAGTPDPVSGADEVVAFAEQHGLPIAIKAAFGGGGRGLKVARTLEEVPELYDSAVREAVAAFGRGECFVERYLDKPRHVETQCLADSHGNVVVVSTRDCSLQRRHQKLVEEAPAPFLSEAQVAELYSSSKAILKEAGYVGAGTVEFLVGTDGTISFLEVNTRLQVEHPVTEEVSGIDLVREMFRIADGEELGYGDPELRGHSIEFRINGEDPGRGFLPAPGTVTTFAPPSGPGVRLDAGVESGSVIGPAWDSLLAKLIVTGATRAQALQRAARALAEFQVEGMATAIPFHRAVVADPAFAPELTGSTDPFTVHTRWIETEFVNEIPAFAAPADVEADEEAGRETVVVEVGGKRLEVSLPVSLGMSLARTGLAAGAKPKRRAAKKSGPAASGDTLASPMQGTIVKVAVEEGQEVKEGDLVVVLEAMKMEQPLNAHKAGTIKGLAAEVGASLTSGAPICEIKD, encoded by the coding sequence GTGCGCAAGGTGCTCATCGCCAACCGTGGCGAAATCGCTGTCCGCGTTGCCCGGGCCTGTCAGGATGCCGGAATCGCGAGCGTGGCCGTGTACGCCGACCCGGACCGGGACGCGCTCCATGTGCGTGCCGCGGATGAGGCGTTCGCTCTGGGCGGTGACACCCCGGCGAGCAGCTATCTCGACATCGCCAAGGTGCTGCAGGCCGCCAAGGACTCCGGGGCGGACGCGATCCATCCCGGATACGGCTTCCTCTCGGAGAACGCGGACTTCGCCCAGGCCGTCATCGACGCCGGGCTGACCTGGATCGGCCCGCCCCCGCAGGCGATCCGCGATCTCGGTGACAAGGTCGCCGCCCGGCACATCGCCCAGCGTGCCGGCGCGCCCCTGGTCGCCGGCACCCCCGACCCGGTCTCCGGCGCGGACGAGGTCGTCGCCTTCGCCGAGCAGCACGGCCTGCCCATCGCGATCAAGGCCGCCTTCGGCGGTGGCGGACGCGGTCTGAAGGTCGCCCGCACCCTCGAAGAGGTACCCGAGCTGTACGACTCGGCGGTCCGTGAGGCCGTGGCCGCCTTCGGGCGCGGCGAGTGCTTCGTCGAGCGCTACCTCGACAAGCCCCGCCATGTGGAGACGCAGTGCCTGGCCGACTCCCACGGCAACGTGGTCGTCGTCTCCACCCGTGACTGCTCCCTCCAGCGCCGCCACCAGAAGCTGGTGGAGGAGGCCCCCGCCCCGTTCCTGTCCGAGGCACAGGTCGCGGAGCTGTACTCGTCCTCCAAGGCGATCCTGAAGGAGGCCGGCTACGTCGGCGCCGGGACGGTGGAGTTCCTGGTCGGCACGGACGGCACGATCTCCTTCCTGGAGGTCAACACGCGTCTTCAGGTCGAGCACCCGGTCACCGAGGAGGTCTCCGGCATCGACCTCGTCCGCGAGATGTTCCGTATCGCCGACGGCGAGGAACTCGGTTACGGCGACCCCGAACTGCGCGGTCACTCCATCGAGTTCCGTATCAACGGCGAGGACCCCGGCCGCGGCTTCCTGCCCGCCCCCGGCACCGTCACCACCTTCGCCCCGCCCTCCGGGCCCGGTGTCCGCCTCGACGCGGGCGTCGAGTCCGGCAGTGTCATCGGCCCGGCGTGGGACTCCCTCCTCGCCAAGCTGATCGTCACCGGCGCCACCCGTGCCCAGGCCCTCCAGCGGGCCGCCCGCGCGCTGGCCGAGTTCCAGGTCGAGGGCATGGCCACCGCCATCCCCTTCCACCGCGCGGTCGTCGCCGACCCCGCGTTCGCGCCCGAACTCACCGGCTCCACCGACCCGTTCACGGTCCACACGCGGTGGATCGAGACCGAGTTCGTCAACGAGATCCCGGCCTTCGCCGCGCCCGCCGATGTCGAGGCGGACGAGGAGGCGGGCCGCGAGACCGTGGTCGTCGAGGTCGGCGGCAAGCGCCTGGAGGTCTCCCTCCCCGTCTCGCTGGGCATGTCCCTGGCCCGCACCGGCCTCGCCGCCGGTGCCAAGCCCAAGCGCCGCGCCGCCAAGAAGTCCGGCCCAGCCGCCTCGGGCGACACCCTGGCCTCCCCGATGCAGGGCACCATCGTCAAGGTCGCCGTCGAGGAGGGCCAGGAGGTCAAGGAGGGCGACCTCGTCGTCGTCCTCGAAGCCATGAAGATGGAACAGCCCCTCAACGCGCACAAGGCCGGCACCATCAAGGGCCTGGCAGCGGAGGTGGGCGCCTCCCTCACCTCGGGCGCCCCGATCTGCGAGATCAAGGACTGA
- a CDS encoding TetR/AcrR family transcriptional regulator has product MAQPPAGLRADARRNYERLLAEARSAFAEHGTDASLEDVARRAGLGIGTLYRHFPNRHALMSAVFEDAVSDLLARSRELLTDPEPCAALVTWLREIVRHAGEYRGLARALMSVSYDADSALARCSNPMREAGAALLARAQQAGTLRADVSIGDLLQLTNAIALAAEATPDDPELADRLLTLTLRGLKAVPQ; this is encoded by the coding sequence ATGGCCCAGCCACCGGCAGGCCTCCGTGCCGACGCCCGCCGCAACTACGAACGGCTGCTGGCCGAGGCGCGTTCCGCCTTCGCCGAGCACGGAACGGACGCATCCCTGGAGGACGTGGCACGGCGCGCCGGCCTCGGCATCGGCACGCTCTACCGCCACTTCCCCAACCGGCACGCCCTGATGAGCGCCGTCTTCGAGGACGCGGTGAGCGACCTGCTGGCCCGCTCCCGCGAACTGCTGACCGACCCGGAGCCGTGCGCCGCGCTGGTGACCTGGCTGCGCGAGATCGTCAGGCACGCCGGCGAGTACCGAGGTCTGGCACGGGCGCTCATGTCGGTGTCGTACGACGCCGACTCGGCCCTGGCCAGGTGCAGCAACCCGATGCGGGAGGCGGGCGCGGCCCTGCTCGCCCGCGCCCAGCAGGCCGGCACCCTGCGCGCCGACGTCTCCATCGGCGACCTGCTCCAGCTCACCAACGCCATCGCGCTGGCGGCCGAGGCGACCCCGGACGACCCGGAGCTGGCCGACCGCCTCCTGACCCTGACACTGCGGGGCCTGAAGGCCGTACCCCAGTAA
- the mmpB gene encoding morphogenic membrane protein MmpB: protein MLWSDPENEPPKELRDAQQMLRRLGFLMALAMLLAMIVLGVL from the coding sequence ATGCTGTGGTCCGACCCCGAGAACGAGCCGCCGAAGGAACTGCGCGACGCGCAGCAGATGCTTCGGCGGCTCGGGTTTCTCATGGCGCTGGCCATGCTGCTCGCGATGATCGTGCTCGGCGTTCTGTAG
- a CDS encoding acyl-CoA carboxylase subunit beta: protein MAEPVQPQQIDIHTTAGKLADLQRRVEAATHAGSGRAVEKQHAKGKLTARERIELLLDEDSFVELDEFATHRSTNFGLENNRPYGDGVVTGYGTVDGRPIAVFSQDFTVFGGALGEVYGQKIVKVMDFALKTGCPVIGINDSGGARIQEGVASLGAYGEIFRRNTHASGVIPQISLVVGPCAGGAVYSPAITDFTVMVDQTSHMFITGPDVIKTVTGEDVGFEELGGARTHNSASGVAHHMAGDEKDAIEYVKQLLSYLPSNNLSEPPLFPEEADLAVTDEDRELDVLIPDSANQPYDMHTVIEHVLDDAEFFETQALFAPNILTGFGRVEGRPVGVVANQPMQFAGCLDIDASEKAARFVRTCDAFNVPVITFVDVPGFLPGVDQEHTGIIRRGAKLIYAYAEATVPLITVITRKAFGGAYDVMGSKHLGADLNLAWPTAQIAVMGAQGAVNILHRRTIAEAEANGEDLDVVRARLIQEYEDTLLNPYIAAERGYVDAVILPSDTRRQVVRGLRQLRTKRESLPPKKHGNIPL from the coding sequence ATGGCCGAGCCGGTACAGCCGCAGCAGATCGACATCCACACCACCGCGGGCAAGCTCGCCGACCTGCAGCGCCGCGTGGAGGCGGCCACGCACGCCGGATCGGGACGGGCTGTCGAGAAGCAGCACGCGAAGGGCAAACTGACGGCCCGTGAGCGGATCGAACTGCTCCTCGACGAGGACTCGTTCGTGGAGCTGGACGAGTTCGCCACCCACCGCTCGACCAACTTCGGGCTGGAGAACAACCGCCCGTACGGCGACGGTGTCGTCACCGGCTACGGGACCGTCGACGGGCGTCCGATCGCCGTGTTCTCCCAGGACTTCACCGTGTTCGGCGGTGCGCTGGGCGAGGTGTACGGCCAGAAGATCGTCAAGGTCATGGACTTCGCGCTGAAGACCGGCTGTCCGGTCATCGGCATCAACGACTCGGGCGGCGCCCGTATCCAGGAGGGCGTCGCGTCCCTGGGCGCGTACGGCGAGATCTTCCGCCGCAACACCCACGCGTCCGGGGTCATCCCGCAGATCAGCCTCGTCGTGGGCCCCTGCGCCGGCGGTGCCGTGTACTCCCCGGCCATCACCGACTTCACGGTCATGGTCGACCAGACCTCGCACATGTTCATCACCGGCCCGGACGTCATCAAGACGGTCACCGGCGAGGACGTCGGCTTCGAGGAGCTGGGCGGCGCCCGCACCCACAACTCCGCCTCGGGCGTGGCCCATCACATGGCCGGCGACGAGAAGGACGCCATCGAGTACGTCAAGCAGTTGCTGTCGTACCTGCCGTCCAACAACCTCAGCGAGCCCCCGCTGTTCCCGGAGGAGGCGGACCTCGCCGTCACGGACGAGGACCGCGAGCTGGACGTCCTGATCCCGGACAGCGCGAACCAGCCGTACGACATGCACACGGTGATCGAACACGTCCTGGACGACGCCGAGTTCTTCGAGACACAGGCCCTGTTCGCGCCGAACATCCTCACCGGGTTCGGCCGGGTGGAGGGCCGTCCGGTCGGTGTCGTCGCCAACCAGCCGATGCAGTTCGCGGGCTGTCTCGACATCGACGCGTCGGAGAAGGCGGCCCGCTTCGTCCGTACCTGCGACGCCTTCAACGTCCCGGTCATCACCTTCGTGGACGTCCCCGGCTTCCTCCCGGGCGTCGACCAGGAGCACACGGGCATCATCCGCAGGGGCGCGAAGCTGATCTACGCCTACGCGGAGGCGACCGTCCCGCTCATCACGGTCATCACCCGCAAGGCCTTCGGCGGCGCCTACGACGTCATGGGCTCCAAGCACCTCGGTGCCGACCTCAACCTCGCCTGGCCGACCGCGCAGATCGCCGTGATGGGCGCCCAGGGCGCGGTCAACATCCTGCACCGCCGCACGATCGCCGAGGCCGAGGCGAACGGGGAGGATCTCGACGTCGTCCGCGCCCGGCTGATCCAGGAGTACGAGGACACCCTCCTCAACCCCTACATCGCGGCCGAGCGCGGCTACGTGGACGCGGTGATCCTGCCGTCCGACACCCGCCGCCAGGTCGTACGGGGGCTGCGCCAGCTCCGTACGAAGCGCGAGTCCCTGCCCCCGAAGAAGCACGGCAACATCCCCCTCTAG
- a CDS encoding DeoR/GlpR family DNA-binding transcription regulator: protein MFAAERRQLILEMVRANGAVSLRELARVVQTSEVTVRRDVRALEAEGLLDRRHGGAVLPGGFTRESGFPQKSHLATAEKTAIADLAASFVEEGEAIVVGAGTTTQELARRLARVPGLTVVTNSLLVAQALAHANRVEVVMTGGTLRGSNYALVGSGAEQSLHGLRVSKAFLSGSGLTAERGLSTSNMLSASVDRALVQAAAEVVVLADHTKLGSDTMFQTVPTDVITRLVTDEPPVHDDRAGTELQALADQGVQIAVAGSSGSGSNSPGNGPQSGEQVPTRQQRRDVPLPNPRRGQLPGGAAGHPLRGTMLGEQPGGPGERERERARVADLRRR, encoded by the coding sequence GTGTTCGCTGCAGAACGTCGTCAATTGATCCTCGAAATGGTGCGTGCCAATGGAGCCGTGTCGCTCCGTGAGCTCGCCCGCGTCGTCCAGACCTCCGAAGTGACCGTACGGCGGGACGTGCGCGCACTGGAGGCAGAAGGACTCCTCGACCGCCGGCATGGCGGTGCGGTATTGCCGGGCGGGTTCACGCGAGAATCCGGCTTTCCGCAGAAATCCCATCTCGCGACCGCCGAGAAGACGGCCATCGCCGACCTCGCCGCGAGCTTCGTCGAAGAGGGCGAGGCCATCGTGGTCGGGGCGGGGACCACCACGCAGGAGCTGGCCCGCCGGCTCGCGCGGGTCCCCGGGCTGACCGTCGTCACCAATTCCCTTCTGGTGGCCCAGGCGTTGGCCCACGCGAACAGAGTGGAGGTCGTCATGACCGGTGGCACTCTGCGCGGTTCCAACTACGCCCTGGTCGGCAGTGGTGCCGAGCAGTCCCTGCACGGGCTGCGGGTGTCCAAGGCCTTCCTCTCCGGAAGCGGGCTCACGGCCGAACGCGGGCTGTCCACCTCCAACATGCTGTCGGCGTCCGTCGACCGCGCGCTGGTGCAGGCCGCCGCCGAGGTCGTCGTGCTCGCCGATCACACCAAGCTCGGTTCGGACACCATGTTCCAGACCGTGCCCACGGACGTGATCACCCGCCTCGTCACCGACGAACCACCCGTCCACGACGACCGTGCCGGTACGGAACTGCAGGCCCTGGCCGACCAGGGAGTCCAGATCGCCGTGGCCGGATCGTCGGGCTCCGGCAGCAACTCCCCGGGAAACGGGCCGCAGAGCGGTGAGCAGGTCCCGACGCGCCAACAGCGCCGGGACGTGCCCCTTCCCAACCCGCGCCGGGGACAGCTGCCCGGCGGCGCGGCGGGCCATCCGCTGCGCGGCACGATGCTGGGCGAGCAGCCCGGCGGACCTGGCGAGCGCGAGCGGGAACGGGCCCGGGTGGCGGACCTCCGCCGCCGCTGA
- a CDS encoding purine-nucleoside phosphorylase: MNASLLPDDIQGDPYSAADAAAARLRELTGAETHDVALVMGSGWAPAVDALGDPEAEFQVTELPGFPPPAVEGHGGKIRSYRIGDKRALVFLGRTHYYEGRGVASVAHGVRTAVAAGCKTIVLTNGCGGLRADMRPGQPVLISDHINLTATSPIVGANFVDLTDLYSPRLRALCKEIDPSLEEGVYAQFTGPHYETPAEIRMARVIGADLVGMSTVLEAIAAREAGAEILGISLVTNLAAGMTGEPLNHEEVLQAGRDSATRMGSLLTQVLDRL, from the coding sequence GTGAACGCATCTCTTCTTCCGGACGACATCCAGGGCGACCCCTACTCCGCCGCCGACGCCGCCGCCGCGCGCCTGCGGGAGCTCACGGGCGCCGAGACCCACGACGTCGCCCTCGTGATGGGCTCCGGCTGGGCACCGGCCGTGGACGCCCTGGGCGACCCCGAGGCCGAGTTCCAGGTCACCGAGCTGCCCGGCTTCCCGCCGCCGGCGGTCGAGGGCCACGGCGGCAAGATCCGCTCGTACCGGATCGGCGACAAGCGCGCGCTGGTCTTCCTGGGCCGCACGCACTACTACGAGGGCCGGGGCGTCGCGTCCGTGGCACACGGTGTCCGTACCGCCGTGGCCGCCGGGTGCAAGACCATCGTCCTGACCAACGGCTGCGGCGGCCTGCGCGCCGACATGCGCCCCGGCCAGCCGGTCCTGATCAGCGACCACATCAACCTCACGGCGACCTCCCCGATCGTCGGCGCGAACTTCGTCGACCTGACGGACCTGTACTCGCCGCGGCTGCGTGCCCTGTGCAAGGAGATCGACCCGAGCCTTGAGGAGGGCGTGTACGCCCAGTTCACGGGCCCGCACTACGAGACACCGGCGGAGATCCGGATGGCGCGGGTCATCGGCGCGGACCTGGTCGGGATGTCGACGGTGCTGGAGGCGATCGCGGCACGCGAGGCCGGCGCCGAGATCCTGGGCATCTCCCTGGTGACGAACCTCGCGGCGGGAATGACCGGAGAACCCCTGAACCACGAGGAGGTCCTCCAGGCAGGCCGCGACAGCGCAACCCGAATGGGCTCCCTCCTGACCCAGGTCCTGGACCGCCTGTAG
- a CDS encoding biotin--[acetyl-CoA-carboxylase] ligase, which yields METPPNDEGNPPDGRGEPRSDRWSDLDRPPLNAVGLRRALVREGSLWSQVNVVRSTGSTNADLVALADAGKAEEGLILLAEEQTAGRGRLDRQWTAPARSGLFLSVLLKPTQVPVARWGWLPLLTGVAVATGLSRAAGIDTSLKWPNDLLVTVDGAERKAGGILAERSGTDAVVIGIGINVTLREDELPVPTAGSLALAGAVGTDRDPLLRAVLRSLEQWYVRWRSVEGDPASSGLQETYAAGCATLGRTVRAELPGDRSVVGEAVAVDGDGRLVLATGEGVQEPVGAGDVVHLRPATP from the coding sequence ATGGAGACGCCACCGAACGATGAAGGCAACCCGCCCGACGGGCGCGGTGAGCCGAGGTCGGACCGCTGGTCCGACCTCGACCGCCCCCCTCTGAACGCCGTCGGCCTGCGCAGGGCCCTCGTGCGCGAGGGCAGCCTGTGGTCCCAGGTGAACGTGGTGCGGAGTACCGGCTCGACCAACGCCGACCTTGTCGCCCTCGCGGACGCGGGCAAGGCGGAGGAGGGACTGATCCTGCTCGCCGAGGAGCAGACCGCCGGGCGCGGCCGACTGGACCGGCAGTGGACGGCGCCCGCCCGCTCCGGGCTGTTCCTCTCCGTGCTGCTGAAGCCGACGCAGGTCCCGGTGGCCCGCTGGGGCTGGCTCCCGCTGCTCACCGGGGTCGCGGTGGCGACGGGACTGTCACGCGCGGCGGGCATCGATACGTCCCTCAAGTGGCCCAACGACCTGCTGGTGACCGTGGACGGCGCGGAGCGCAAGGCGGGCGGGATCCTCGCGGAGCGGTCCGGTACGGACGCGGTGGTGATCGGCATCGGCATCAACGTCACCCTGCGCGAGGACGAGCTGCCGGTGCCGACCGCGGGGTCGCTGGCGCTGGCCGGGGCGGTGGGCACCGACCGGGATCCCCTGCTGCGGGCGGTGCTGCGGTCGCTGGAGCAGTGGTACGTGCGGTGGCGGTCGGTGGAGGGGGATCCCGCGTCGTCGGGGCTCCAGGAGACGTACGCGGCGGGGTGCGCGACGTTGGGGCGGACGGTGCGGGCGGAGCTGCCGGGGGACCGGAGCGTCGTGGGGGAGGCGGTCGCCGTGGACGGGGACGGACGGTTGGTGCTGGCTACGGGGGAGGGGGTGCAGGAGCCGGTGGGCGCGGGGGACGTCGTGCACCTGCGGCCGGCAACTCCTTAG
- a CDS encoding NAD(P)H-quinone dehydrogenase: protein MDREYGSGPGRHSDSTRPLRTRTGVRPRPCRTRRRSLRRPPRTRAAAPGRRHPGAYGTMGYVTRIVIIGGGPGGYEAALVAAQLGAEVTVVDCDGLGGASVLTDCVPSKTLIATAEVMTTFDSSYEELGIIVADDTPPDKQAARVVGVDLDKVNRRVKRLALAQSHDITASVTRAGARVLRGRGRLDGLQGVDGSRKVVVRAVDGSEETLVADAVLIATGGHPRELPDAQPDGERILNWTQVYDLTELPEELIVVGSGVTGAEFAGAYQALGSKVTLVSSRDRVLPGEDPDAAAVLEEVFRRRGMNVMARSRAESAKRVGDRVEVTLADGRVISGSHCLMAVGAIPNSAGMGLEEAGVKLRDSGHIWTDKVSRTTAPGVYAAGDVTGVFALASVAAMQGRIAMYHFLGDAVAPLNLKTVSSNVFTDPEIATVGYTQADVDSGKIDAVVVKLPLLRNPRAKMQGIRDGFVKLMCRPGTGIVVGGCVVSPRASELIHPISIAVDNNLTVEQIANAFTVYPSLSGSIAEVARQLHTRKAAGEA, encoded by the coding sequence ATGGATCGAGAGTACGGCAGCGGACCCGGCCGTCACTCCGACAGCACACGTCCCCTCCGTACCCGTACAGGTGTCCGCCCCCGCCCGTGCCGGACCCGTCGGCGGTCCCTCCGGCGTCCGCCCCGGACCCGTGCGGCGGCCCCGGGGCGTCGGCACCCCGGCGCGTACGGGACAATGGGGTATGTGACTCGGATCGTGATCATTGGTGGCGGACCCGGCGGCTACGAAGCGGCGCTGGTGGCGGCGCAGCTCGGCGCGGAGGTGACCGTCGTCGACTGCGACGGTCTGGGCGGGGCGTCGGTGCTCACCGACTGCGTACCGTCGAAGACCCTGATCGCCACCGCCGAGGTGATGACGACCTTCGATTCCTCGTACGAGGAACTGGGGATCATCGTCGCCGACGACACCCCGCCCGACAAGCAGGCCGCCCGCGTCGTCGGTGTGGACCTCGACAAGGTCAACCGACGGGTGAAGCGCCTCGCCCTCGCCCAGTCGCACGACATCACCGCCTCCGTCACCCGGGCCGGCGCACGCGTCCTGCGCGGGCGCGGGCGGCTCGACGGACTCCAGGGCGTCGACGGCTCCCGGAAGGTCGTCGTACGGGCCGTGGACGGCAGCGAGGAGACCCTCGTCGCGGACGCCGTGCTGATCGCCACCGGCGGGCACCCCCGCGAGCTGCCCGACGCGCAGCCCGACGGTGAGCGCATCCTCAACTGGACCCAGGTCTACGACCTCACCGAGCTGCCCGAGGAGCTCATCGTGGTCGGCTCCGGTGTCACCGGTGCCGAGTTCGCGGGCGCCTACCAGGCCCTCGGGTCCAAGGTGACCCTCGTGTCGTCGCGCGACCGGGTGCTGCCGGGCGAGGACCCCGACGCCGCCGCCGTCCTCGAAGAGGTCTTCCGGCGCCGTGGCATGAACGTCATGGCCCGCTCCCGCGCCGAGTCCGCCAAGCGCGTCGGCGACCGGGTCGAGGTCACCCTCGCCGACGGGCGGGTCATCAGCGGCTCGCACTGTCTGATGGCCGTCGGCGCGATTCCCAACAGCGCCGGAATGGGCCTGGAGGAGGCCGGGGTCAAGCTGCGCGACTCCGGGCACATCTGGACCGACAAGGTGTCGCGGACGACCGCCCCGGGTGTGTACGCCGCCGGTGACGTGACCGGTGTCTTCGCCCTCGCGTCCGTCGCCGCCATGCAGGGCCGTATCGCCATGTACCACTTCCTCGGCGACGCGGTGGCCCCGCTCAACCTCAAGACCGTCTCCTCCAACGTCTTCACCGACCCCGAGATCGCCACCGTCGGCTACACCCAGGCCGATGTCGACAGCGGCAAGATCGACGCCGTGGTCGTCAAACTGCCGTTGCTGCGCAATCCGCGCGCGAAGATGCAGGGCATCCGGGACGGTTTCGTCAAGCTCATGTGCCGGCCGGGCACCGGGATTGTCGTGGGCGGGTGTGTCGTGTCGCCGCGCGCCTCCGAACTCATCCACCCGATCTCGATCGCCGTCGACAACAATCTGACGGTCGAGCAGATCGCGAACGCGTTCACTGTTTACCCGTCTCTCTCGGGATCGATCGCCGAGGTCGCCCGGCAGCTTCACACGCGCAAGGCGGCGGGCGAGGCCTGA
- a CDS encoding gamma-glutamylcyclotransferase, with protein MSLYAAYAGNLDARLMTRRAPHSPLRATGWLTGWRLTFGGEHMGWEGALPTIVEAPRSQVFVALYEIAPLDEDSLDRWEGVGLDIYRRMRLRVDTLEGEEPAWVYVLNGYEGGLPSARNLGEIADAAESAGAPHDYVMELRKRPC; from the coding sequence ATGTCGCTCTACGCCGCCTACGCCGGCAATCTCGACGCCCGGCTCATGACGCGCCGCGCACCGCACTCGCCGTTGCGCGCCACCGGCTGGCTGACCGGCTGGCGGCTGACCTTCGGAGGCGAGCACATGGGCTGGGAGGGCGCCCTCCCGACGATCGTCGAGGCCCCCCGCTCCCAGGTCTTCGTCGCCCTGTACGAGATCGCCCCGCTCGACGAGGACTCGCTGGACCGCTGGGAGGGCGTGGGCCTCGACATCTACCGCCGGATGCGGCTGCGCGTCGACACGCTGGAGGGCGAGGAGCCGGCGTGGGTGTACGTCCTCAACGGCTACGAGGGCGGCCTGCCGTCGGCCCGGAACCTGGGCGAGATCGCCGACGCGGCGGAGTCGGCGGGGGCACCTCACGACTATGTGATGGAACTGAGAAAACGTCCCTGTTGA
- a CDS encoding acyl-CoA carboxylase subunit epsilon: protein MNIKVVRGNPTPEELAAALAVVRARAVAASSTAPGTPGTKDAWADPARLATHRLPHPGPSSWTRTYWPG, encoded by the coding sequence GTGAACATCAAGGTCGTACGGGGCAATCCGACCCCCGAGGAGCTGGCCGCCGCCCTGGCGGTGGTCCGGGCCCGCGCCGTGGCGGCGTCCTCCACGGCGCCCGGCACACCGGGCACGAAGGACGCGTGGGCGGACCCGGCGAGGCTCGCCACCCACCGCCTGCCCCACCCCGGCCCATCATCCTGGACCCGCACCTACTGGCCGGGCTAG